The Effusibacillus pohliae DSM 22757 genome has a window encoding:
- a CDS encoding transposase, with protein sequence MTHFHLTLSAEELHQLLTTHGKLAPSLMQSFLNQLLQKQASEQIQAEPYERTHERTTYRNG encoded by the coding sequence ATGACTCACTTCCATCTTACCCTTTCCGCAGAAGAATTACACCAACTGCTTACAACACATGGCAAACTGGCTCCATCTCTCATGCAGTCGTTTTTGAACCAACTCTTACAGAAGCAAGCATCGGAGCAGATCCAAGCGGAACCCTACGAGCGAACCCATGAACGCACCACGTATCGCAACGGCA